A window of Candidatus Methylomirabilis tolerans contains these coding sequences:
- a CDS encoding NAD(P)H-hydrate dehydratase, translating into MAVSVVTAGQMRELDRRATEEYGIPSLLLMENAGLQAVLELERAFPHLTRGRIAVVCGKGNNGGDGFVVARHLCNRGTAVEVFLLARQTEIQGDARTNLEIIRHVGVPIHEMTTSQTLEASRMAIERADIVVDAILGTGTTGPAKGIFGEAIELLNRSGRPIVALDIPSGLHSDEGVIPGPSINAALTVTFGLPKRGLILYPAAACAGRVVTVDIGLPRPLLTDSLLDVSLVQAEDLVSVLPPRDPNAHKGTYGHALVLAGSPGKTGAAAMCALSALRIGAGLVTLALPESLNDAMEAKLTEVMTEPLHETRERTVAHAALERVLDLMQGKRVIAIGPGLSIHPETAELVRAVVKTVKAQIVVDADGINALGPNLETLRDVALPPILTPHPGELARLLGIDRDEVVRHRIPIAQKVAASFGVYLVLKGARTLIANPEGQVAINMTGNAGMATGGTGDVLTGLIAGLVAQGVSADLAAKAAVYLHGLSGDLAAEAVGQEAMVASDLMAQIPEAIRQLKSQASLLSCAKSPHSPLGKGRHGEIVGRG; encoded by the coding sequence ATGGCCGTGAGCGTGGTGACAGCGGGTCAGATGCGGGAGCTTGATCGACGGGCGACGGAGGAGTACGGTATCCCATCGCTGTTGCTGATGGAGAATGCCGGATTGCAGGCGGTCCTCGAGCTGGAGCGCGCGTTCCCGCATTTGACGCGAGGTCGTATCGCCGTGGTCTGTGGCAAGGGTAATAACGGCGGTGATGGGTTTGTTGTGGCGCGGCATCTCTGTAATCGCGGAACTGCGGTTGAAGTATTTCTGCTGGCCCGGCAGACGGAGATTCAGGGGGATGCCAGGACGAATCTGGAGATTATTCGACACGTAGGCGTGCCGATCCATGAGATGACGACCAGCCAGACGCTGGAGGCGAGCCGGATGGCGATTGAACGAGCCGACATCGTTGTGGACGCTATCCTGGGAACCGGGACGACCGGGCCGGCGAAAGGCATCTTCGGCGAAGCCATCGAACTGCTCAACCGGTCCGGCAGGCCGATTGTGGCCCTCGACATTCCCTCCGGCCTGCACAGTGATGAAGGGGTCATCCCCGGACCGAGCATCAACGCGGCGCTTACCGTCACCTTTGGTCTGCCGAAGCGGGGTCTCATCCTCTATCCGGCGGCCGCTTGCGCCGGTCGGGTCGTGACGGTGGATATCGGCCTGCCAAGGCCACTGCTCACCGATTCGCTTCTCGATGTCTCGCTTGTGCAGGCTGAGGATCTGGTGAGCGTGCTGCCGCCGCGTGACCCGAATGCCCACAAGGGGACCTATGGTCATGCCCTGGTCCTGGCCGGCTCGCCAGGCAAGACCGGAGCAGCGGCGATGTGCGCGCTCTCGGCCCTTCGAATCGGCGCAGGGTTGGTGACGCTCGCGTTGCCGGAGAGTTTGAACGACGCCATGGAGGCCAAGCTGACGGAAGTGATGACCGAGCCGCTCCATGAGACGAGGGAGCGTACGGTTGCTCACGCCGCTTTGGAGAGGGTCTTGGATCTGATGCAGGGCAAACGGGTTATTGCGATCGGTCCCGGCCTGTCGATCCATCCAGAAACCGCCGAGCTGGTCCGGGCAGTCGTGAAGACCGTCAAGGCGCAGATTGTAGTGGATGCCGATGGAATCAATGCGCTTGGACCGAACCTGGAAACGCTGCGCGATGTTGCGCTCCCGCCGATCCTCACCCCCCACCCCGGAGAACTCGCCCGTCTGCTCGGCATCGATCGGGATGAGGTGGTCCGGCATCGGATTCCGATTGCGCAAAAGGTCGCAGCGAGTTTTGGCGTTTATCTGGTGTTGAAGGGCGCCCGTACCCTGATTGCGAATCCGGAAGGGCAGGTGGCGATCAATATGACGGGGAACGCGGGGATGGCCACGGGCGGGACCGGTGACGTGCTGACCGGTCTGATTGCCGGTCTCGTCGCCCAAGGCGTGAGCGCCGACCTTGCGGCTAAGGCCGCGGTCTACCTGCATGGCCTGTCCGGGGATCTTGCGGCCGAGGCGGTCGGCCAGGAG
- the acpS gene encoding holo-ACP synthase, with translation MGIDAVQVGRFERAVARYGDRLLDRLFTATELGRLRSYRSPGRHLAARFAAKEAAFKALRTGWGQGVGWQDVQVVGGGREASGLVLSGRARDVAAHLGITQMLVSLTHDGDYAMAYVVATDGN, from the coding sequence ATCGGGATTGATGCTGTGCAGGTCGGACGATTCGAGCGAGCCGTGGCGCGCTATGGTGATCGCCTGCTCGATCGCCTTTTCACGGCGACGGAACTGGGGCGCTTGAGAAGCTACCGATCGCCTGGGCGGCACCTCGCGGCCCGATTTGCGGCAAAGGAGGCGGCCTTCAAGGCGCTTCGCACCGGATGGGGGCAGGGAGTGGGATGGCAGGATGTGCAGGTCGTGGGCGGCGGGCGTGAGGCATCCGGCCTGGTTCTTTCCGGCCGCGCCCGTGACGTTGCGGCCCACCTTGGGATTACGCAGATGCTGGTCAGTCTCACGCACGATGGCGACTATGCGATGGCCTACGTTGTGGCCACCGACGGCAATTAG